The following proteins come from a genomic window of Macadamia integrifolia cultivar HAES 741 chromosome 14, SCU_Mint_v3, whole genome shotgun sequence:
- the LOC122061928 gene encoding eukaryotic initiation factor 4A-14-like, with the protein MAGVPPEGSQFDARQYDSKMSELLGTDGQEFFTSYDEVYDTFDSMGLQENLLRGIYAYGFEKPSAIQQRGIVPFCKGLDVIQQAQSGTGKTATFCSGILQQLDYGLLECQALVLAPTRELAQQIEKVMRALGDYLGVKVHACVGGTSVREDQRILSSGVHVVVGTPGRVFDMLRRQSLRADCIKIFVLDEADEMLSRGFKDQIYDIFQLLPSKVHVGVFSATMPPEALEITRKFMNKPVRILVRRDELTLEGIKQFHVNVEKEDWKLETLCDLYETLAITQSVIFVNTRRKVDWLTDKMRSRDHTVSATHGDMDQNTRDIIMREFRSGSSRVLITTDLLARGIDVQQVSLVINYDLPTQPENYLHRIGRSGRFGRKGVAINFVTRDDERMLFDIQKFYNVVIEELPSNVADLL; encoded by the exons ATGGCGGGAGTGCCACCAGAAGGATCACAATTTGATGCTCGTCAATATGATTCCAAAATGAGTGAATT ACTTGGAACTGATGGGCAGGAGTTCTTTACCTCATATGATGAAGTATATGACACTTTTGATTCTATGGGCTTGCAAGAGAATCTTCTGAGGGGCATCTATGCATACG GGTTTGAGAAGCCCTCTGCTATTCAGCAAAGGGGAATTGTGCCATTCTGCAAAGGTCTTGATGTTATTCAGCAAGCACAGTCTGGAACAGGAAAAACAGCAACTTTCTGCTCTGGAATTCTGCAACAGCTTGATTATGGTTTGTTGGAATGCCAGGCCCTGGTGCTTGCACCCACCAGGGAACTTGCACAACAGATTGAGAAGGTTATGCGTGCACTTGGGGACTATCTTGGTGTGAAAGTTCATGCTTGTGTTGGTGGAACCAGCGTCCGTGAGGATCAGCGCATTCTCTCAAGTGGAGTGCATGTTGTAGTTGGTACCCCTGGTCGTGTCTTTGACATGTTACGGAGGCAATCTCTTCGTGCTGATTGCATTAAGATATTTGTTTTGGATGAGGCTGATGAAATGCTTTCACGAGGTTTCAAGGATCAG ATCTATGATATTTTCCAGCTATTGCCATCAAAGGTTCATGTAGGAGTATTTTCTGCCACAATGCCTCCTGAAGCCCTTGAGATCACAAGGAAGTTCATGAACAAGCCTGTGAGGATTCTGGTTAGGCGTGATGAACTTACCCTTGAGGGTATCAAGCAGTTCCATGTCAATGTTGAGAAGGAAGATTGGAAGCTTGAGACTCTTTGTGATCTTTACGAGACTCTGGCCATCACACAAAGTGTCATCTTTGTCAACACAAGACGCAAAGTTGACTGGTTGACAGATAAGATGCGGAGCCGTGACCATACTGTATCTGCCACTCATGGAGATATGGACCAGAACACCAGGGACATCATCATGCGTGAATTCAGATCTGGTTCCTCCCGAGTGCTCATTACCACAGATCTTTTGGCTCGTGGTATTGATGTCCAGCAAGTCTCCCTTGTCATAAACTATGACCTTCCCACACAGCCTGAGAATTATCTCCACCGTATTGGACGTAGTGGACGGTTTGGGAGGAAAGGTGTTGCTATCAACTTTGTGACACGTGATGATGAGAGAATGCTGTTCGATATCCAGAAGTTCTATAATGTGGTCATTGAGGAACTGCCTTCAAATGTTGCAGATCTCCTCTGA